AAAAAGCCTGTCGTCACAGATTTCTTTCCGAAATCCCTATCTTTAGGTTTCCCTACATTTAATGAAAGAATTTCAACCTTGTTCATGGAATCAACCTCCAGTAGAATCAATATATTACTTGGTTATAAGTGTATCACTATCACTAAGGCTTGGTAAATTCCAACCCTCTAAGAGAAACTTCAACAATTCAATTTCATCTTCAAAAAACACATCAAAATCGAATTCCTAAAATTAAATTCCTCATACCTACAACATCCCCTTCTTTATATAATTCATTTTCCCCATTTTGACGATTTTCTAATTCTGTCATATGCTGATTTCAACACAGTAACTAACAGAACAGTTAGAAAAATCATCGGAAAAATGATATACTTTATTCTAAGAAGTGTGAGGAAACCGCATGAACAAACGAGCGATGAAACGGATCTATGTAAAGAATTTAGTAGATTTAAAAATTGATTTTGCGTTTAAAGAATTATTTGGCAGCGGGAAAAACAAAGCGATTACCATTATTTTTCTGAATGCCATTCTCAAACGAACCGGCCGGAATTCAATTAAAGAAGTAACCTTTATAAATCCAGAAATTGGTGCAGAATATGAAGACGACAAGCTATCGCGTCTGGATATTTTGGTCACCACACAGGATCGGCATCAGATTAATATTGAAATGCAATTTACGAATCAATATGATATGGTCAATCGCAGTGTGTATTATTGGGCTAGATTATACAGTGAGCAAAATAAAAGGGGAATGGCATACAATACACTACAACCTACCATTATGATGAACATAATGAATTTTAATTTGATTTCGGAAACGGAAGGATATCATACGACGTATCACTTACATGAAGATGAAAAGAAATTTCGTATAGCGGATGGATTGGAATTGCATTTCATTGAAATACCGAAGCTGCTTGCGCATTGGTATGATGAAAAGCTCGACCCGTGGAATGACGTATTGGCTCGATGGTTGCTTCTATTAAGTATCGTAGACCAACGAAAACAACATATTTACGAAGACATTTACAAAGAACTGGAGGCGATTGCGATGACTGACAAACATCTGCAAGATGCATTTATAAGTTGGAATGAAATGAGTCTAGATTCGGATGGACGACTTGCCTACGAAGTGCGCTTAAAACAAGTTCTGGATCAAGAAGCGGCGTTAAATGAGGCGAAGTGGAGAGAAAAGAAGGCTAGGGAGGAAGGGATAGAAAAGGGAATAGAAAAGGGCAAGACAGAGGAGAAAGAACATATTGCACGTAAACTTCTACTGAAGAAACTAGGTGTAGAAATTGTGGCTGAAACAACGGGGTTATCTTTAGAGCGTGTGCAAGAGATGAAAGCAGAATTAGGTTTATAAATTTTAGCTAGGGAATTTCAATGTATCGGAAACCGGCATCTCATTTACAGGGCATAAGCTGATAAGACGTCTACTTTTAATCTATACAAGGAGAGAGTAGACGTTTTTTAATATTGAAAAGGGTGTAACAAAAAATCATGTAAAATTGAAGAACAGGTACATCTTAATTCAAGATCCAAACCCAGTATACATCCTAGCCGAAGAAGAAGGAGAAAATGGTACAAGAAACCCCTCACCCAACTCCTCTCGAACTTCAATCGTCAACAGTTCACCCATTTCATTATGTTCGTCTTCCATTTGAATCCAATTAGAATACAACACGTCTTGATCCCAATTAATCCATTTTCCGTATTCTAGCAACCACTTGTGAAGTTTCCCATTCAAATTCTCTGAAATAAGAATATCCTCCATATCAAAGTTACTGTAGCATTCATCAGATCAAATGGCCTCCGCACCCACATCGCCCTCCACCTTTAAATTAAACACTTCGCTCTCTTCGCAAATGCGCGACATCAATACAATAACCCCCTACATCTTTTTCAGTTTTCCTAAGTCTAATGATAGAATCTCAATTTTTTCACGGAATCTATCTTCAGTAGACCCTATATATCATTTGGATATAAATGTATCATCACCGGAAATTGGTAAATATCTTTCGTAATCAGTATTTCCAGCTGATTGAAGTCAAAAAGTTATTCATAGTATTAACTCCACACACTAATTTTTGAAATATATCCCAGCGAAACGGTGTTAACCCATTTCCCCTTCATTAATCTAAGTCACACCCGTCACATAACCAACTAGCTTTTCCACCTCCAACACCTTTCCGGTCGCACCCTCAATACAATCAATGCTATAATAAACCCATTCTATACAAATCACTATCTGTGCAAAGATTGATGGAGGGAACCTTACATGAAAACCGAAGCAAAACTACAAAAAGAAGCGATGAAAGTCTTAAAAGAGACAAGCCGTACATTTTACATACCAATTAAATTACTTGAACCAAACGTTCGCGAAGCCGTTGCGTCTGCGTACTTGTGCATGCGGGCAATCGATGAAATCGAAGACCACGAACAACTGGACGTGACGATCGTTACCGACTTGCTGAACAAAGTAAGCGACATTCTCGACCATACGATCGCAACTGGCGAATCGATGGCGTCTGCACTAGACGAGTTATTCGCACCATACCGCGACCAGTTGCCTGAAGTGACGTTGCGTCTCGCTGACTGGGTAGAGTTCTGTCCGGAAACGGCACGTAATAAAGTACTCGAATCGACTGCGATCATGGGGCGTGGCATGGCGGAGTGGGCAGGTAAGGACTGGGTGATCGAGACGCGTGAAGATCTCGATGATTATACGTACTATGTCGCTGGACTAGTGGGCGTTATGCTTGCGGATATTTGGCGCTGGTATGATGGTACGGAGACGGATCGTGACCTAGCGATTGGTTTTGGTCGCGGGTTGCAGTCTGTGAATATTTTGCGTAACTACAAAGAAGACGCAGTGCGTGACGTGAACTTCTTCCCGAATGACTGGAAATTGCCGGAGATGTTCGCGTATGCGGAAGAGAATTTGGCACTCGCGGATGCATATATTGAAGACATCCATACGAAGACCATTCTAAACTTCTGCAACATTCCGTTGGCGCTTGCGCATAGTACACTTGATGCACTGAAAGAAGGACGCGAGAAAATGTCGCGGGTCGAAGTAGTATCGGTCGTGAACAAAGCGATTCTAAAATGATGTATGGTTAATCGAGTGAATGGAGGATGGCGATGCTAGATTTACTGATCATTATGTTCGAACGGGTCGGAATGATTGTGGCAGTCGCTTTCCTTCTGACTCGTTTTCGATTTTTCCAAAATATGATCCATCAAGACGTATTGGATCGTCGGCAAGAGCTGACGGCGATACTCTTTTTTGGATTATTCGGGGTTTTTGGAACGTATTTCGGTGTGGCACTGGATATGCAGACGCTTCAATTTGAAAACATGTCGTGGCAACTCGCTAACGATGAAGCGATTGCGAATTCCCGTGTGATCGGGGTGGTCGTCGCAGGGTTGCTTGGAGGCTATCGACTCGGAATCGGTGCTGGACTCATCGCCGGGATTCACCGGATGTCTTTAGGTGGATTCACGGCTATTTCGTGTGGAATTGCTACGATTATTTCGGGTGTTCTGGCAGGTTACTTCTATAAGAAGGGCAAGCATATTAGCCCGCTTTTGGCCTTCACGATTGGAGCGGCTGCAGAAGCGTTACAGATGTTGCTCATTCTTCTCATTGCGAATCCATTTGAGAAAGCGTTTGCATTGGTTCAAACGATTGGCATGCCGATGATTTTAGCAAACGGTATGGGGACTGCATTATTTATGCTGATTGCGTATAACGTCATCAGTGATCAAGATAAAATGACAGCAATGCAAGCGCAGAAAACATTGCGTATCGCGGATCAAACGCTTGGCTATTTACGGACAGGTATGCGAAAAGATACCGCTTCGGCCGTGTGCGGTATTCTGATGAACGAGTTGCAGCCAGCTGCTGTCGCGATGACAGATAAAACGGATATACTGGCGTTTGTTAGCTCTAAAGGCACGAGTATGCAAGGCCCGATTCAGACGGATTTAACGCGTCAAGTGATTCAGGAAGGTCGACTTATTGTGACGGATTCCTTCACGCATGAGCAGCCGGGTGTATCGTCTTCAGGCGCGACCGTCATTGCACCGCTTAAAACACGAGGCGAAACGATTGGAACATTGAAATTATTTTATCCTTCGCGTAAAGCGATTACCGATGTCACAATTGAATTAATTGCAGGACTGGCTGCATTACTCAGCAACCAACTTGAAATTGCCGAAGCGGATCATGCGCATCAACTGGCGAAGGAAGCAGAAATTCAGGCGTTGCAAGCGCAGATCAGTCCGCATTTTCTGTTCAATTCAATGAATATTATCATTTCATTGATACGGACAAATCCGGATGAAGCACGGAAATTGCTGTCGTCGTTGTCGTTCTTTTTGCGTCAGAATCTTGAAGGTACGACGGCGAAAATGGTGACGTTACAGCAAGAGTTGGCGCACGTCGAAGCGTATTTGATGATTGAAGAAGCACGTTTCATTGATAAATTGAAGATTTGTATTGATGTCGATCCGAGCGTCTTGCAGGAGAAGATTCCGCCACTGACGTTGCAACCGATTGTTGAAAATGCGATTACGCACGGTATTAAAGAATTGGACGCAAATGCGATGGTCCATGTGTCGATACATGAAAGTGGAGACGCCATTCATATTATAGTGGAGGACAACGGTGTCGGAATTGCTCCTGAGCGTCTCGCTGCGCTTGGAAAAGATCAAGTCGAATCGGGGAAAGGTACAGGGCTTGGTTTGTACAATGTCAATCGACGTTTACTGATGACGTTTGATGAGAATTCAGGACTCGCAATAGAAAGTACACCCGGTAAAGGAACGAAGATTTCACTCGATATTCCGAAGTCGGAGGTGAACGGTTATGACGGAAATGATTCGCGCATTGGTCGTGGACGATGAAAGGTATGCGCGCGAAGAAATGATTTATTTACTGGAGCAATTTGAA
This window of the Sporosarcina ureae genome carries:
- a CDS encoding Rpn family recombination-promoting nuclease/putative transposase; translated protein: MNKRAMKRIYVKNLVDLKIDFAFKELFGSGKNKAITIIFLNAILKRTGRNSIKEVTFINPEIGAEYEDDKLSRLDILVTTQDRHQINIEMQFTNQYDMVNRSVYYWARLYSEQNKRGMAYNTLQPTIMMNIMNFNLISETEGYHTTYHLHEDEKKFRIADGLELHFIEIPKLLAHWYDEKLDPWNDVLARWLLLLSIVDQRKQHIYEDIYKELEAIAMTDKHLQDAFISWNEMSLDSDGRLAYEVRLKQVLDQEAALNEAKWREKKAREEGIEKGIEKGKTEEKEHIARKLLLKKLGVEIVAETTGLSLERVQEMKAELGL
- a CDS encoding squalene/phytoene synthase family protein; translated protein: MKTEAKLQKEAMKVLKETSRTFYIPIKLLEPNVREAVASAYLCMRAIDEIEDHEQLDVTIVTDLLNKVSDILDHTIATGESMASALDELFAPYRDQLPEVTLRLADWVEFCPETARNKVLESTAIMGRGMAEWAGKDWVIETREDLDDYTYYVAGLVGVMLADIWRWYDGTETDRDLAIGFGRGLQSVNILRNYKEDAVRDVNFFPNDWKLPEMFAYAEENLALADAYIEDIHTKTILNFCNIPLALAHSTLDALKEGREKMSRVEVVSVVNKAILK
- a CDS encoding LytS/YhcK type 5TM receptor domain-containing protein produces the protein MLDLLIIMFERVGMIVAVAFLLTRFRFFQNMIHQDVLDRRQELTAILFFGLFGVFGTYFGVALDMQTLQFENMSWQLANDEAIANSRVIGVVVAGLLGGYRLGIGAGLIAGIHRMSLGGFTAISCGIATIISGVLAGYFYKKGKHISPLLAFTIGAAAEALQMLLILLIANPFEKAFALVQTIGMPMILANGMGTALFMLIAYNVISDQDKMTAMQAQKTLRIADQTLGYLRTGMRKDTASAVCGILMNELQPAAVAMTDKTDILAFVSSKGTSMQGPIQTDLTRQVIQEGRLIVTDSFTHEQPGVSSSGATVIAPLKTRGETIGTLKLFYPSRKAITDVTIELIAGLAALLSNQLEIAEADHAHQLAKEAEIQALQAQISPHFLFNSMNIIISLIRTNPDEARKLLSSLSFFLRQNLEGTTAKMVTLQQELAHVEAYLMIEEARFIDKLKICIDVDPSVLQEKIPPLTLQPIVENAITHGIKELDANAMVHVSIHESGDAIHIIVEDNGVGIAPERLAALGKDQVESGKGTGLGLYNVNRRLLMTFDENSGLAIESTPGKGTKISLDIPKSEVNGYDGNDSRIGRGR